One Kazachstania africana CBS 2517 chromosome 9, complete genome genomic region harbors:
- the FLC2 gene encoding flavin adenine dinucleotide transporter FLC2 (similar to Saccharomyces cerevisiae FLC2 (YAL053W) and YOR365C; ancestral locus Anc_7.16): MILQPWYNLIVFLYLLIPAQASKYLKADSLLTCMDNSKFTANYFDVRFYPDNNTAVFDIDATTTISDKVVIHVEVITYGLNVIQKEFNLCSLNESGVCPLSPGSIDLSSSYTIDSSVTGQIPGIAYTVPDLDAEVRVVAYSINDTTLSTPLACVQAILSNGRTVQTKYAGWPIAAITGVGILVSGFVSTIGYSTTAAHIASNSISLFVYFQNLAITSMMGVSRVPPIAAAWVQNFQWSMGIIYTNFMQKIFTWYVQATGGTSTVVLKNKSILSISVQKRAYMLFNEALINKRSVSIASSSDDYNFDSLLDNSALYTTNERNITNYESKILILRGIERVAYKANIELSNLFLTGVVFFLFFLFVLVIALVTFKSVLELLTRANVLKDTTNFYQYRKHWGSIIKGTLFRLAVIAFPQISLLTIWEFTQVDSPAIIVDAIVIFIIIFVLLGYGTTRVFLKGRESVRLYKNPAYLLYGDTRFLNRYGFLYVQFQADKFWWIGPLLCYSFLRSLFVATLQTKGKAQALIIFIIELFYFGFLCWQKPYLDKRTNIFNIAIHLINLINSLFFLFFSNLFGQPAVVSSIMAVILFVMNAAFALFLLIFTIVTCTLALVHRNPDARYQPMKDDRVSFIPKVINGEGNTDFNKNKSELELFELRQAVMDTNETEQEKLLREEKFANGAKKTISFDDEVMSSYTTNDSSSTFNVRGAPNAIVQPESTLLGTTNNTMSTPTNTAGLKFNTESSSDRLRKPETSFYNGNSGHSYSRDFL; encoded by the coding sequence ATGATTTTACAACCATGGTACAATCttattgtatttttgtACTTGCTTATACCAGCACAggcttcaaaatatttaaaagcCGATTCTTTATTAACATGTATGGATAATTCAAAGTTCACTGCAAACTACTTCGATGTTAGATTCTATCCCGATAACAACACTGCTGTGTTCGATATCGACGCTACCACCACTATTAGTGATAAAGTTGTCATACACGTTGAGGTCATTACGTATGGCTTGAACGTTATACAAAAAGAGTTCAACCTTTGCTCTCTAAATGAGTCCGGTGTCTGTCCCTTAAGTCCAGGTTCTATTGATCTAAGTTCAAGTTATACCATAGATTCTTCTGTAACAGGCCAAATCCCAGGTATTGCTTATACTGTTCCTGATTTGGATGCGGAAGTTCGTGTCGTGGCATACTCTATCAACGATACAACTCTCTCCACACCGTTAGCTTGTGTCCAAGCTATCCTATCAAACGGTAGGACTGTCCAGACAAAATATGCCGGTTGGCCTATTGCTGCTATCACAGGTGTAGGTATCTTAGTCTCCGGTTTCGTCTCTACTATTGGTTATAGTACTACGGCTGCACATATTGcctcaaattcaatttcattattcgTTTACTTCCAGAATTTAGCCATCACTTCAATGATGGGTGTCTCTCGAGTACCGCCAATTGCTGCAGCATGGGTCCAGAACTTCCAATGGTCAATGGGTATCATCTACACAAATTTTATGCAAAAAATCTTCACTTGGTATGTTCAAGCTACAGGCGGTACCTCCACTGTGGTATTAAAGAATAAAAGTATTCTTTCCATTAGTGTCCAAAAGAGAGCCTATATGTTATTTAACGAAGCTTTAATTAACAAAAGATCCGTTTCCATTGCTTCAAGTAGTGACgattataattttgattcattatTGGATAATTCCGCTTTGTATACGACAAATGAACGTAACATTACAAATTATGAATCGAAGATCTTGATTTTAAGAGGTATTGAAAGAGTCGCTTATAAGGCTAACATTGAATTATCAAACCTATTCCTTACTGGTGTGGTATTCTTCCTATTCTTCCTTTTCGTTTTAGTCATCGCATTAGTCACATTCAAATCTGTCTTGGAATTATTAACAAGAGCCAACGTTCTGAAGGATACAACTAATTTCTATCAATATAGAAAACACTGGGGTTCTATCATCAAAGGTACTCTTTTCAGATTAGCTGTCATTGCATTTCCCCAGATATCTCTACTAACAATATGGGAATTTACTCAAGTGGATTCACCAGCAATTATAGTTGATGCTATCgtcatttttatcataatttttgttttattgGGTTACGGTACTACAAGAGTTTTCTTAAAGGGTAGGGAATCAGTCAGGCTATACAAGAATCCTGCCTATTTGTTATATGGTGACACACGTTTCTTAAACAGGTATGGGTTCCTCTACGTCCAATTCCAAGCTGACAAATTCTGGTGGATTGGGCCATTACTTTGTTACTCATTTTTAAGATCTCTCTTCGTTGCCACTTTACAGACAAAGGGTAAAGCACAAGCattgattattttcatcattgaaCTATTCTATTTCGGTTTCTTATGTTGGCAAAAACCTTACTTGGATAAGAGAACTAACATTTTCAACATCGCCATCCATTTGATCAACTTGATcaattctcttttcttccttttcttcagtaATCTATTTGGTCAACCTGCCGTGGTCTCCTCTATTATGGCAGTTATCTTATTCGTTATGAATGCTGCATTCGCTCTATTTTTGCTAATTTTCACAATCGTCACATGTACATTAGCTTTAGTGCACAGAAATCCAGATGCACGTTACCAACCAATGAAGGATGATCGTGTGTCCTTCATACCAAAGGTAATCAATGGTGAAGGTAACACTGActttaataaaaataaatctgaacttgaattatttgaattgaGACAAGCAGTGATGGACACTAATGAAACTGAACAAGAAAAGTTACTCCGTGAGGAGAAATTTGCTAATGGAGCTAAAAAGACCATAtcatttgatgatgaagtcATGAGCTCGTATACTACAAACGATTCAAGCTCTACCTTCAACGTCAGAGGCGCTCCAAATGCCATAGTGCAGCCAGAGTCTACGTTGCTTGGTACTACAAATAATACCATGTCAACGCCTACGAACACAGCCGGTTTGAAGTTTAACACAGAATCATCATCAGATCGATTAAGAAAACCGGAAACAAGCTTTTATAACGGTAATTCAGGTCATTCATATTCAAGAGATTTTCTGTAA